The Hemibagrus wyckioides isolate EC202008001 linkage group LG13, SWU_Hwy_1.0, whole genome shotgun sequence DNA window ATATCACATGCAGAAATCGCTATAAAaccataaaacatttaaagaagCAGACCAGAAAACATAAAAAGTGAACAATAGATACATTTGAAAACTGGGTAAGAGGTTTGTGTATAcaaccgatcagccataacataataacactgattatctcctcatcatggcacctgttagtgggtgggatatattaggcatcagctcttgtggggtgttcccggtctgcagtggtcagtatctatcaaaagtttcctttaagtcctgtaggtaGGTGTAAGTTGCCTCCATGCCTCCACCTTGCAacgtacaggacttaaaggatctgctgctaagatcttggtcccagataccacagcacaccttcggggttctagtggagtccatgcctcgatgggtcagggctgttttgggagcagaagagggaccaacacattaGTATGCatctggtcataatgttatgcctgatcagtgtatattgtacaAAGTTGTCAGAGCTTTTAAAGATGAACTGATAGGATCTTTGTACCTACCTGAGGGAAGCACTTCAAAACTGACTGTAAATTGAATGGAGTGACTGCAAGATCTTTTGCAATTCTTAATATTTTGTCTAACTGTAAGAAACCGTTTGGGAAAAACTGTGTCTGCTGCTTCTCAGCACTTCTCAGAATAATATCATGTTATACTATCACAATACCTTTTGACTAACAATAAAACGTTGCCCATTCTTGAGTGGTGCAGCAGAATACGTTCACCCTGTATTGTCAGATCAGGCCAGGCTGAATCCCAACAATGCCTCTGGCTCTGCTCTCAGCGATGCCATTATTCTCACTTTATTAACCAGAGTGACACTAGGGTATAAATTTCCAGTGACGTATAACGTTGTAAGGTAAGCTTGTTAGCGACAAATCTTTCCATGTATTCACCTAAACTTATGTGAGAGTAATTTgtatactgtttgtgtttttaaaagcaTAATGATCTATGTGGGTAAAATCTCTTCCTGATACATTTCAGATCCCCAGGCTCTGGAGACGTGACGTACCCTTGTCTGAGCGGTTTGGCGAGGTCTCAGTAGCCGCAATGGTTCCCGGATCTCCAGCTACAGTGTCCCCAGCCGGACCCAACATCTCGTGGCTCCCTGAGGCTCCACTGCTCACCCCTGATCAGCCCATCTTCCTCATGACCACCACAGCACAGGCTGTGTCTGGCTTCTTTGTGTGGACAGCGTTGTTGTTTACCTGCCACCAGGTAAATACCTGAAAAAATCATGATACAGTGAACTTTTTAGCAAAATGTGAATGACAAAATATGATCTGACTGCTGTGTGGGTTTTAATATTGCAATGAAGGGTTCAATCCCAGCCTGATCATCACCTCACAATGGATCAAGCAGGGAAAATAATAAGAATTCATGTGAATTAGGATTCATCTACTAGTTTGCTTTTGCTCAATGGGCAGCTCAGGCCCAAACAGACAAATCATTTAGGTTTTGTAAAAGCTAAAATGTGTACTTTAAACATGCATTCATTGCACAGTGCTTCAGtgcatattattttttaatgaaagtatGGGGGGGTAATGTAAACATGATTGCTGAATTACTGTGAGTTGTCCAGTCAGAGCTGTCAGGTTTGAATGAACAGTTGCTGAGTGCATGTTATACACCAgttactgtactgtatgtccTCTGTCATCATACTTGAAAGAGATACGACAAGAGAGGACTTCCCCCTGATAAAACACAGCCATTTAAACTAGTTAACTCAGAAGCCTTTTCCTCTTAAACTAATCTAGTATTAACTGGTTTAGTGCTAGTTTACAGTCATTGGATCTTGCAGAAGTCAGAAATCAGAACAAATCCGAAAATAGACAGCTTTGAATAACTATTGAATAACTGAATGAAGTTTTTCAATCATCATTCTGAGAAATacgatgttgaggttctctttgggagtgacacggttggacaggattaggaacgactACATCAGAGGGATggatcatgttggatgtttggaggacaaagttagggaggccagattaagatggtttggacatgttcagaggagggagagtatattggtaggagaatgttggacatggagctgccaggcaggaggcaaagaggaagcaAGTGTTGAAGATGCAGAGTgttgggtgcaagtgttgaagatgcagaagataggggtaggtggagagagatgattcgctgtggccatcCCTGAAGgtaaaagccgaaagaagaagattcTGAGTTGAGAAATGTGCAGTAAACAGTTTGTCATTATGTCTATATCTGTAAAAGAAATAGTGAAACTTATCTCTTTTTAAAACCGGTCTGATTTGGATTACTGTactttactctttttttttcctctctccagATCTACATGCACTTGCGTTACTACAGTTCTCCAAATGAGCAGAGACACATAGTGCGCATCCTCTTCATCGTTCCCATTTATGCATTTGACTCATGGCTCAGCCTTCTCTTCTTCACCAACGATCAGTACTACGTCTATTTTGACACAGTCAGAGACTGCTACGAAGGTAAAGTCGTGTCACAAACCGtacattattcttttttaaattctatAGTGTACACAGTCTTCCACAGCTGTTCTGCTCTCAGCCATGTCTCTGAGGCCCTGTGTATTTGTTCTCACTGCACTCGTCTCCTGGGATTACTTTGGGAGTGCTGCCTGTTGCATAGCAACACTGTTGCACTAGCTTTTATAGAGAAGGTACAGAAAAAACGCAGCTCGGGGATAAGTAAGTGGACGTGACCTTTGATCAACATCAATCTGCTTTGTTGTTAGTAGAGATGTCAGCGAGTGGAACTTTTTAAACCATGTTTATGAGTCTTTCTCTTGGACTCGCTCTGCTCTGTAGTGTGTTCTTTGCTTGCAACACAAGGTGACTCAGCCACTAATGAACAAACCCTTCCTGTGTTGGACCAGGTGTGCTTGAGCGAggaaaacactaaacactgtaaGGCTGAAGTAGTCTAGGAGCATAACTGTGAAACACTGATATAcatattagaattattattaaaccCCAAACAACTCCTGCTGACGTAAATATGATGATAATATTTTCCTGTTTCTTCTAAATACACTGTTTTTCTCATGTTTAAGTACTACTTACGTTTCTGCTCATCATATTTACCTACAtctgtatatttatgtaaatgtgaGTACTTCTTACATTTCTTCTTACAGTAAGTTATTTGCTCGAGGGGGAAATCTCCAGTCTTCATCCAATCAGGACAGGGTGTTGTTTCTCTTGCCTGTGAAATCAGACAGCTTTCCCTTCTTAAGCTAGTATTTAGGTGTTCTAGTCCAGACCTGTGTGTTGGAGTTGAAGGGAGGGGGTGGTATTTGCTAAAATGCTTTCTACAAAATTGCTCACTGTATTTTTAACTGGTTTAATGGTGGCTTGTGAGGGCCTTGAAATTAGTTCTAACATCCATAGAACCTGTTGCATCAGCCTTCTGTGATTTCATGAAAATAATTCTCTTTGCATTTAGTGTACTGTTTTTGCTGTTAAAATGATTAGTTCCTTCTTGCTGACACTTGTTGCATGTATTGGCAGAGCAGACAGAGGAGAGGGGCTGAATGGGTGGGTACAGGGGGTAGCTGGGAAAGTGATGCATCTACATGGCCTTCAGCTGTTCTGTACTGCAGCTTCACTACATAGCCAACCACACCGAGGCGCAGCTTTGTTCCTGCAGCATTCCTGCTATATATAGAGCAACACTCACTCCCACCCACACACGCTCACCAACTGCTCGACAGACCATGAGATACGGACAAATTAAACCCATGAGGAGGGCGTGATGAGTGCCACGGTTGGGTTGCTGCATGGACTTCCCACATTGCTTTCTGACATGTACAGTATTAGGCTTCATACAGATGCAGTGAGCTGTAGATTATATGCTTGCAGGAACTAGCATCGAGACTGAAGCCATGTTTGAAGCAATTGCTTAATTTGTGCTTTGTAATAAGCTGAATTATGACAAACTCTATTCAAGTGAAACAAGCGCCCTAATCTCAGCTAACAGAGCAaccatcaataaaataaaattcttagCCAGAAAAACCGATGCTGGCTTATACAAGGGTTGAACTGACCTGtttagaaacagaaaagatggaTGTGTAAATATGAAATGGAACGAAGTTCAGAAAACTAAGAAATGATGCAAAACGGTCTTAAGTAAATGCAAAGAAAACCAGTCAAGTGTTCTAGATATTGTCTGAAGAGTCTTCAGTCTTTTATGGAAGGAAAGGAGACATGGTTGGGACTGGAGGGTAAAGTTCACGCTACCAAGACACTTAAGGAGAGGGATCTCGCCTTACAAGCATGCTCAGGTCTCAAAGAAGGACAAGCCAGAGGTTAAAGACTCGAGTTGGGGTGCAGGTGTGCCGTCTGGAGCCAGGGTGCATATACCGTATAGGGAAAAGGCAGCTAAGGTTTAGAAACCATTAGCTTTTGTTTTGAATAAAATTGTTGATGCtagtgaagttttttttttattagagttAACTGATTGAGAGAAGTTTATAAGGTTACGAAACAGGCATGCCTTCTGAGTGCTATGTAAAGGAGATATAGCATACGAAGGAAGATCAGCaaatattgttataatatgcaAACCTGGAAATCACAAGAGCTTATGTGAGTGAACAGTGTCTGAGTTCAGGACTGGTCATGTTCTCCTACAACTGTGAGTGACAGATTCGCAGGCTATGGCATGTTATGTGATCATATAAAATGAACACTCCAGTTAAATCATGCCAAGATTCTCAGCAGTGTGCCAGGTAGACTGTGAGGATGTCAGTGTTGATTGAGAACCATAttgagtttatttttagtaagaAAAATCTTCCTTACTTATGAATCATGCAATAGGTTTAGTTTATACTGTTTGATGGATTGTACAACTTTACTGCTGCACATTCATGATTAGAATAACACTATGGATTGGCTTTTATGGGATTTTGTTTGGGATTGTGTTGGCTTTATATCCAGAATATGAAATATGAGGAAGAATCCTAACATTTTTAGGTTTTTAAAATGCAAAGATTATATGCCAaactgcttttttcccccctttgtACAATAAGTTAGAAAAGTTCTCAAATTTTTTCACAGTccatttctctatttttttttttttttacaatccaGATATTTCATAACATAGACAGATGATTCAGTTAACTTCGACCTTTAGCAGCACACACTACAATCTCTGAACTTGTGACACGTTTTTTTCCCCCGCTAACAGATCACATGGTTATTTATGTCttctgtgtcagtgttaatgcGCACTACGATTGTAAGGTTGTTGTTAAACCAAAAGACATCCTCAGTCTGTAAAGTACTGACCGCTTTATCCTGCAGAGACATTGTTCCTTCTACAAATGTTTATGCctactatatataattatacagcCGTGATTTCCAGTccactaatctgattggtcacacAGTTTTCCAAGTGTGTAAGGGACCTTTTACTGTTCATGTAACTATGCTTTTCTGtgtttcacttcctggtttgaGATTATTACTGTATGTATTGCGATACTTACATGGCAAAATATTTTCAGAGGAAAATCAGGGAAgatgaaatggaaatgaaagcGTGGTACAAAATGTATGTGGCTTCTTCCGGATCTGTTTCCACTAGCAATGCAGAAAATAACAGGATATTTCATTGTATGTTGTCTGAAATGTacagcctcctggtggtccagcggcaggatcccatgctctcattgccttggcccgggttcgattcccagccagggcactaacccagccactgaagagttaactctcagtgcaggtcccaagcccggataaaatgggaaggttgtgtcagaaagggcatccggcataaaacctgtgccaaatctaaacatgcagaccaaatgatccgctgagCCAAAAGAACAGCATGTCTGAAATGTCAGTTATTCGATATTAAGAGTTCCATGTTGCAAATTCTGTGCTTAATTTAGTATCAACATCTTTGCCTCTGTCTTTGTATTTGGTTCTTATGCAGCATTTGTGATCTACAACTTTCTGAGCCTTTGTTACGAGTACCTGGGCGGTGAGAGTGCCATCATGTCTGAGATCAGAGGGAAGCCCATTGAGTGAGTCCTGTACTCTTTCTGAGATTATTGTGTGTCATCAATCAGTGTTGTGGAATAAAAATCACGCTTGTGTATCTGCAACATCAAGACTTTAAATGTATTAAGTGTGTTTATTTGCTGTGTGAAGGTCCAGCTGTGTCTATGGGACTTGCTGCCTTTGGGGCAAAACCTATTCTATTGGCTTCCTCAGATTCTGTAAGCAGGTAGGCATGAACTGATATCTGTTACTCAAGAATTTTTTCCAAAGATTTTTAggttaaatgtaaaactagacTTTAAGTCCACTGTACCTtgactctcttttttttttttttttcttttttttttctttttcttttcttttcttttttctctgccTCCACAGGCCACACTTCAGTTCTGTGTCGTTAAGCCCCTGATGGCGGTGGTGACCGTCATCCTGCAAGCTTTTGGAAAATATCGTGATGGAGACTTCAAGTATGTGTTCCCGTTTAGATACTGTATTAAAGATAGAGTGGGTCTGTAAAGATTCATCCAAGTGTAGttatctggaagttgagtcatgtcaaCTGGAGTTCTTTCCAGTTAAGCAAATTCTTCAGTATGAGGGAAGTTGGCAGGATTCCACGAATTTGTATCCTCCAGGGTCAAGGATTCTCCCTCCCTGGATATCCTCGTTACAAGGGGGAAGGTGAGAGTGGTACACATTTTGGACAGAGAAGACAGATTTGAGATTTCCACCAGGGAAGCTACACCTAAGGACCTCCCTCCACTCCCACATTCTCTGACCGTTACCCCCAATACTTCATTACACTCTCTGGGGTTGTTGCATCCTTATGACTCCCCTTGCTCCTAACGCCTCCTCTCAGTTCTCACCTTACCCTTTTTCCCCTAACGAGGCTATCCAGGGAGGAGGAGGATTCTAGATCCTGGAGGATACAAATTTGTGGAATCCTGCCAACTTTCCTCAGACTGATAAAGCTGCTGGATGAGTAGTGAAAAGTTTCGATTTAATTAGAAAGAAAACCAGCTGACATGACTCAGCTTCCAGATAAGAAAAAGTTTCTTTTTGAATAGTAAGTCCTTTTGTAATCAagatcatcattttattttttactttaatgtttACTTATGTTGGACCCCACTGAATGCAAACATGAGctccccttttcttttttttccatgttttaaTTGTTTCTTTAGCTCAATCTGTTAACactattatttttgtgtttttgtttatacatTTAAAGTAACACTAATTTGCACTATATGAACGAAACATTGAAACGATAAAGTGTAATAAACTGGCTCACTTTCTTTTATAACAGTGTGGCCAGCGGATATCTGTACGTGACCATCATCTACAACGTCTCAGTCAGCCTCTCCCTGTAcgctctcttcctcttctactTTGCCACCCGAGACCTGCTCAGCCCCTACAGCCCTGTGCTCAAATTTTTCATGGTTAAATCCGtcatctttctttccttttggcAAGGtgagtcactttttttttataccctGATGTGTTTTCTCTTGTTGACGATCAGCAGTAGATGAAAACGGAGTAACGACTGACGCATCATTTGAACAAAATCTTTTTCAGGCATGTTGCTGGCCATCTTGGAGAAATGTGGTGCGATTCCAAAGATCAGCTCTGCCGAGGTGTCTGTTGGTGAGGGCACTGTAGCGGCTGGCTACCAGAACTTCATTATCTGCATCGAGATGTTCTTTGCTGCCCTGGCCCTGCGTCATGCCTTCACATACAAAGTGTACATGGACAAGAGGCTGGACTCGCATGGTGAGGCACCACACAGCATCTTTTCTTCATGAACAAGCATTTATTAGCATGCTCTTTTTGTGCCTTTCGTCATTGTTGCTGGATTGGACAACTTTAATCCAAGCATCTTTCTAAGGAATTATAATTGAACTCTTTATCTTGGCTCACTTTCCTTCTATCTCTTGTCTTTTTCTCCTGTTTTATGTTCCACCCCCATGTCTCCCACGCATTCCTCCTTCATCAAAATGCTTTTGATGTCTTTTCGTTACAACTTGATTATTGTTTTCCTGCTTGCCTGCCTCATCATCCCTAATCTCAAAACTCGTCACATTCCCACATCCTCTTTGGTTCTCTGTTCAATCTCCCCCCTTTCCTCATGCTGCCTAAAGGCCCTGTGCCAACATACGGACAGTACGGTAGGCCACACACTTGCTTTCTCCTTAAATGCCAGAGGCATTTATAAAAACATGTCtactttttaaatgtataaatatatattgtatcTAAAATAAATCTGAGCCTCtgttttaaaatgagtttccctTCTGTCTCTGCCAGGTCGCTCGGCCCCTATGAAAAGCATCTCGAGCAGTCTGAAGGAGACCATAAACCCTGGGGACATGGTCCAAGATGCCATTCACAACTTCTCTCCAGCTTATCAGCAGTACACTCAACAGTCCACTCTGGAACAAGGGGTCAAAGCACCACCCCTCTCCCGTAGCCATAGCTGTATGAGTGCGCAGGACACTGAGAAAACCCTCCTGCTCAGCTCCGATGATGAGTTTTAGCCCCAGCGTAGGCTCCCACCAACATCCAAATATATGTAGAGGTACTCTTATGTCTCTAGGATAGATTCTGTGCTGCAATGATGTACTGGTAGTTATCTTGGGGACACATCATTACAGGACCATATGACAACTAATCCAACGAGCGACAGGTTGGAGTATTATAAGTATCGCTGCTTATTGTTTCATTGTGATTGACGTGGTGAAACAAGGAATACTTTTGTTGAAGCCTTTCGGTATGTCCTGCCTTCAAAGTGGTTTAGTTTAAGAGTAaccttttttttcagttattaaTAGGAAATATTTAGTTGGCTTATTAAGTGCTCATCAGCATTTTTACATATTGATACTTGAATTGATTGGATCTCTTCTGAAGGCATTTACTTATTGAGtgacagaaaaatgtaaacTCGGCATACTGAACTCATGAGGAGTTATAATCCCCAAGTAATGTATTTGAGTGAGAAGCGATCAGTAAGAGTTTGAGCTTTGTCATTGTTTCCCATGCTGAAGCTCAGCTCTGTGTAAGATGGCCAGTGTTTACAGTTGATATAAAAGGGGTTAGAGGGGGTGAGCAGAAGAGGGCTTTTATATTCCACAGAGTCTCTTTTTGAGCTGGCTGGAGCATGGTTTTCTGATTGATGAATCAGGGACCGAGTGGAGTTGCAGTTAAGAAAGGAGCAGTTAATTGGGCTTGATGAGATTAGAGATTAGGAGAAATCCGCTCTCGCTTTGGGTTTGGCGCTTTAGCAGACTGGAATATTAGGTTGTAACTGGGCCATTGTTTGACATTTAACACATTTTCTGTAGTGGCTTAGACTCTGAGGATCTGACAGTATCTTGGCAGTAAATCCAATATCTGGGTTAGCTGGGGCTGAAATAAAAACTGCTATAGTTATGCAGATAAATGCTAcaaaatcatataaaatgaACAGGCAGTAGCAAAACACTATAAATGTTGAATCTATTCGTATGCTTATGATGGCAGTTTATATGGATCCTTTAGAGTCAGCCTACTCATAGTTAAATAGGTCCAATAATTTTTTGAGGGCCACTAGAGGGAAGCACGTGCACAGTATGAGAACATCGGCACCTTATCTCAGTAGGACATATTGGCTGCTATAGTGTGTTTCTGAGGGCCACGTTGACATTTCcttcctgttcctctgttttttctttatttcatttattatggTAGCACTACAGCCTTCCTGGCCTAGGCTCTGCTTGTTGTGCAGATTGTTATATCTTTAGCTTATCGTTTAGCATTAGAGATATGAAATATGTGTCTGTCCCGCTCTTATTTGTGCAATAGAGGCCAGTATAAATGATCTAGCTACAGCATACGAGTACGAGTATTTATGGTACCTGCTTTTTAGTATGTTAGTTCTTGGTTCGTATACTTAATAAAGGATTTCTGGAAATATATTTCAGTAATGCACTAAACCCAGCCCAGTGTCCTGAAGGGAATGAGGCTTTCGAGTAACTCGGCCCTGTCGTTTATTCAGGGGCCTTCCAAACATTCTCTGTATTCAAATAATTGTTTCTTTAAAGGATTTCTTTACTGTAAGGAAAGCTAATCCCCAAATTGTTGGAAATGATTTAGAGAGCGGAGGAACGGTGGTGTAGTGGGTGGTGTTGCCACAttacagctccagggtttttgctttgatcctgagcttggattactgtctgtgtggcaTTCCTGTACATGTCGTCACTGCATTCGTGTGGTTCATGTCCaaacttccaaaaaaaaaaaaaaaaaaaacactttctggTAGGTTTGACTACTCTAGGCATGAATGAGTGTTTGAATGaatatgtgggtgtgtccagcTTTGTGATGGACAGGCATCTCTTTAAGGGTGTATCCCTGCCTTGCGAGGAATCAGGATCCACCTCATCCCTGGCCAAGTAGTAACTGAACATGAATGAATGGTTTAGAGAGAAAAATCATTATTGTTTCTAGGTAAGAACCTATGTAGGCTATCAGGGCCTTTTGTACACTAGGATATATTTTAAGCACAGTTAGAGCAA harbors:
- the tmem184ba gene encoding transmembrane protein 184ba isoform X1, giving the protein MHLIPRLWRRDVPLSERFGEVSVAAMVPGSPATVSPAGPNISWLPEAPLLTPDQPIFLMTTTAQAVSGFFVWTALLFTCHQIYMHLRYYSSPNEQRHIVRILFIVPIYAFDSWLSLLFFTNDQYYVYFDTVRDCYEAFVIYNFLSLCYEYLGGESAIMSEIRGKPIESSCVYGTCCLWGKTYSIGFLRFCKQATLQFCVVKPLMAVVTVILQAFGKYRDGDFNVASGYLYVTIIYNVSVSLSLYALFLFYFATRDLLSPYSPVLKFFMVKSVIFLSFWQGMLLAILEKCGAIPKISSAEVSVGEGTVAAGYQNFIICIEMFFAALALRHAFTYKVYMDKRLDSHGPVPTYGQYGRSAPMKSISSSLKETINPGDMVQDAIHNFSPAYQQYTQQSTLEQGVKAPPLSRSHSCMSAQDTEKTLLLSSDDEF
- the tmem184ba gene encoding transmembrane protein 184ba isoform X2, which gives rise to MHLIPRLWRRDVPLSERFGEVSVAAMVPGSPATVSPAGPNISWLPEAPLLTPDQPIFLMTTTAQAVSGFFVWTALLFTCHQIYMHLRYYSSPNEQRHIVRILFIVPIYAFDSWLSLLFFTNDQYYVYFDTVRDCYEAFVIYNFLSLCYEYLGGESAIMSEIRGKPIESSCVYGTCCLWGKTYSIGFLRFCKQATLQFCVVKPLMAVVTVILQAFGKYRDGDFNVASGYLYVTIIYNVSVSLSLYALFLFYFATRDLLSPYSPVLKFFMVKSVIFLSFWQGMLLAILEKCGAIPKISSAEVSVGEGTVAAGYQNFIICIEMFFAALALRHAFTYKVYMDKRLDSHGRSAPMKSISSSLKETINPGDMVQDAIHNFSPAYQQYTQQSTLEQGVKAPPLSRSHSCMSAQDTEKTLLLSSDDEF